The genomic segment TTGCGTCCCTCATCCACATCATGCTGACAAAAGACAAGTACAGACCTCCCGGAAGCAGCAGAGTAAACGTGAGCATCAGGATCTGTTTTTAGCTGGCTGTCAAGGATGACGGCAACTGGATCCCGCCCTCCCCCCCCCGGCAAACGGGTGGTGAGAGAGGGATTGTCAATCATTACCGTACCGCTACCAACCATAATCGCATCAACAGAATCACGCAGTTGATGAACCAGCGCCCCTGATTCCGGGCCCGTAATCCAACCAGGCTCGCCTTCTTTATAGTTCATGCGACCATCAAGGCTTATCCCTGCCTTCATGATCATCCAGGGCGTCCCCGTCGTTATCTTTTTTATGAAGGGTCTATTTATCTCTCTACAATCTGCCTCACATATCCCCGTGCTCACCTCAATACCATGATCCCGTAGATACTGAACGCCTCTACCGTTCACCAAAGGATTGGGATCTGTCATACCAACAACAACTCTTAATACCCCCGCCTTGGCCAGGGCAACACAACAGGGAGGAGTCCTGCCTGTATGACTACAGGGTTCCAGGGTCACATAGGCAGTTGCGCCTGCGGCCTTCTCCCCGGCATCACGAAGGGCATGCACCTCCGCATGAGGGGTCCCTGCCTTTTTATGATAACCCCTGCCAACGACAGATCCATCTCCCACAATAATAGCACCGACACAGGGGTTTGGCGAGGTACGTCCCTGCCCCCTCCGGGCCTCGGCAAGAGCAAGAAGCATGTATTTTTGATCAAGCTCTATCTGTCCAGTCTCATTAATCATCTCCACCTCCACGAGCATCGAGAAGATTTTTAAGCTCTGACATAAACTCATCCACATCTTTAAATTGCCGGTAAACAGAGGCAAATCTCACATAGGCCACCTCATCAAGGGCTGGCAAACGCTCCATTACCCATTCACCTACAATACTTGAAGAAATCTCCTTAGCCCCGTAATCCTGCAACATATGCTCGATATCATCAACAAATTCATCGATCTTATCACGGCTGACAGCTCTTTTTTCACAGGCCTTCTCAATACCGACCACAAGCTTATGTCTATCCCAGGCCTCTCTTCTACCATCTTTTTTCACCAGCATAGGAAACATCACTTCAAGCCGTTCATAGGTCGTAAAACGCTGATCGCAGGCGAGACAAGATCTCCTTCTCCGGGTAATAGTTGCATCTTTATTGATTCGTGAATCAATAACTTTATTATCAAGGTGGCCACAATACGGACACTTCATTTCATCCTCACTCTAGCGGTTAGCAATGTGCAACTACGGGCACAAATAAATTATTGTAACCCACTACTATACCTTAAAAAACAAAAAAGGCCCATATCACAGAAGCGATATGGGCCCAAAGAGAGAAAAGCAATTCTTTTAAATATCGCTAAACTTGGTAATACGTTGTAAATGTCTTCCGCCAACAAATTCAGTAGTCAACCAGGTATGTAGAACCTGCTGAGCACGTTCAGGTGAAAGGACACGCGCCCCCATACAAAGTATATTAGCATCATTATGCTCACGACTCATGGCAGCGGTATACTCATCATGACAGAGAGCCGCTCGAACAGATCTATTTCTATTTGCGGCAATGGACATACCAATGCCTGTACCACAAATCAAAACGCCCCTATCCCCATGCTCCACAAGAGCATCGACTGCCCTCTGGGCATAATCCGGATAATCAACAGAGTCAAGGCTGTCACAGCCCACATCCTCAATGGTATGCCCCAGAGCTACAATCTTTTTCTTAAGCAACTCTTTTAACTCATAGCCACCATGGTCCGATGCAATTATTATATTCACAACTATTCCTTTTCTAATTCAAGATGGAAGCGGGCGAGAACCTACTCACCAATATACTGCTTCATTGCCACAACAGCATTGGTACCACCAAAACCAAAAGAGTTGGAGATTGCGGCACGCATCTTCATCGAACGACCAACATTAGGAGTATAATCCAAGTCACACTCAGGACTTGGCTCCTGCAAATTAATCGTTGGCAAAACAAATTGCTTATCAAGGCTCAGAGCTGTCAAGACAGCTTCAACACCACCTGTTGCCCCAAGCATATGGCCAAGCATTGATTTTGTCGAACTAATGGCAAGCTTATACGCATGTTCTCCAAAAACACTCTTTATTGCCCGAGTTTCACAACGATCATTCAGGGGAGTCGATGTACCATGGGCATTGATATAATCAATATCCTCTGGCTGAAAACCTGCATCTTCAATGGCCATCTTCATTGCCCGAGCGCCACCCTCTCCATCTTCCGGAGGGGCTGTTATATGATATGCATCACTGCTCAAACCATAACCCGCCATCTCAGCATAAATCCGAGCACCTCTGGCAATGGCGTGTTCATAATCTTCGAGGATAAGCATTCCTGCACCCTCTGCCATAACAAAACCATCACGGTCCTTGTCAAAGGGACGGGAGGAAGCAGCAGGATCATCATTTCTGGTCGACAGAGCCTTAAGGGCGGTAAACCCCCCAATCCCTGTAGGACAGATAACGGATTCAGTTCCACCAGCAACAATAGCAAGGCACTTACCTGAGCTCACCGCA from the Desulfotalea psychrophila LSv54 genome contains:
- the ribD gene encoding bifunctional diaminohydroxyphosphoribosylaminopyrimidine deaminase/5-amino-6-(5-phosphoribosylamino)uracil reductase RibD codes for the protein MINETGQIELDQKYMLLALAEARRGQGRTSPNPCVGAIIVGDGSVVGRGYHKKAGTPHAEVHALRDAGEKAAGATAYVTLEPCSHTGRTPPCCVALAKAGVLRVVVGMTDPNPLVNGRGVQYLRDHGIEVSTGICEADCREINRPFIKKITTGTPWMIMKAGISLDGRMNYKEGEPGWITGPESGALVHQLRDSVDAIMVGSGTVMIDNPSLTTRLPGGGGRDPVAVILDSQLKTDPDAHVYSAASGRSVLVFCQHDVDEGRKEVFAERGVIVLPVSSLPEGLDLGEIVAVLGERDICSVLVEGGAQLHGQLLQKRLYDYLYLFQAPLFAGDGGVSLVTGCPLAGREDAIALRGVRRSVLGAHLLLEGEIEYP
- the nrdR gene encoding transcriptional regulator NrdR, coding for MKCPYCGHLDNKVIDSRINKDATITRRRRSCLACDQRFTTYERLEVMFPMLVKKDGRREAWDRHKLVVGIEKACEKRAVSRDKIDEFVDDIEHMLQDYGAKEISSSIVGEWVMERLPALDEVAYVRFASVYRQFKDVDEFMSELKNLLDARGGGDD
- the rpiB gene encoding ribose 5-phosphate isomerase B, whose amino-acid sequence is MNIIIASDHGGYELKELLKKKIVALGHTIEDVGCDSLDSVDYPDYAQRAVDALVEHGDRGVLICGTGIGMSIAANRNRSVRAALCHDEYTAAMSREHNDANILCMGARVLSPERAQQVLHTWLTTEFVGGRHLQRITKFSDI
- the fabF gene encoding beta-ketoacyl-ACP synthase II — encoded protein: MKRRVVVTGVGLVTPLGTGVEKTWENLCAGKSGIDTITRFDTSDFAVKIAAEVKDFQAEDFFDKKSAKHMDLFAQYGVAAAVMALKDSGFEITEENCERVGVITGCGMGSLPMIEKYHQVFMEKGPRKISPFFIPMAIPNMPSGHISMRIGAKGPNLALTTACAAGTHAVGEAFNAVSSGKCLAIVAGGTESVICPTGIGGFTALKALSTRNDDPAASSRPFDKDRDGFVMAEGAGMLILEDYEHAIARGARIYAEMAGYGLSSDAYHITAPPEDGEGGARAMKMAIEDAGFQPEDIDYINAHGTSTPLNDRCETRAIKSVFGEHAYKLAISSTKSMLGHMLGATGGVEAVLTALSLDKQFVLPTINLQEPSPECDLDYTPNVGRSMKMRAAISNSFGFGGTNAVVAMKQYIGE